The proteins below are encoded in one region of Sideroxydans lithotrophicus ES-1:
- a CDS encoding DUF4258 domain-containing protein — protein sequence MFSQRFQRPVVVSAHARIRMEEREISDTMLLEVIDSGETRYKDTTHLWAFKEFPARHDNLLCAILVLEDCVVVKTVMHHFTVL from the coding sequence ATGTTCAGCCAACGCTTTCAACGTCCCGTTGTCGTTTCTGCCCATGCGCGAATACGCATGGAGGAACGAGAAATCAGCGATACGATGCTGCTTGAGGTGATTGATTCGGGCGAAACGCGATACAAGGACACAACCCACTTGTGGGCGTTCAAGGAATTCCCGGCACGGCACGATAATTTGTTGTGCGCCATTCTGGTATTGGAAGATTGCGTGGTCGTTAAAACGGTCATGCACCATTTCACGGTTTTGTAG